A window of Hevea brasiliensis isolate MT/VB/25A 57/8 chromosome 14, ASM3005281v1, whole genome shotgun sequence contains these coding sequences:
- the LOC110647223 gene encoding probable aquaporin PIP2-5 isoform X1 produces MVKDITEQGSFSAKDYHDPPPAPLIDAVELTKWSFYRALIAEFIATLLFLYITVLTVIGYKSQTDPAKTHDACGGVGILGIAWAFGGMIFILVYCTAGISGGHINPAVTFGLFLARKISLVRAVMYMVAQCLGAIAGVGLVKAFQSSHYKRYGGGANSLANGYSTGVGLGAEIIGTFVLVYTVFSATDPKRSARDSHVPVLAPLPIGFAVFMVHLATIPITGTGINPARSLGAAVIYNQDKAWDDQWIFWVGPFAGAAIAAFYHQFILRAGAVKALGSFRSNPSTV; encoded by the exons ATGGTAAAGGACATTACAGAACAAGGATCATTCTCTGCCAAGGACTACCATGACCCACCACCAGCTCCATTGATTGATGCGGTGGAGCTAACCAAGTGGTCATTTTACAGGGCTCTGATTGCTGAATTTATAGCAACTTTGCTCTTCCTTTACATCACTGTTTTGACTGTAATTGGATACAAGAGCCAGACTGATCCTGCCAAGACTCATGACGCTTGTGGTGGTGTTGGAATTCTTGGCATCGCTTGGGCTTTCGGTGGCATGATCTTTATTCTTGTTTACTGCACTGCTGGTATTTCAG GAGGGCACATTAACCCAGCAGTGACATTCGGGCTGTTCCTGGCCCGAAAGATCTCATTGGTGCGGGCCGTGATGTACATGGTGGCTCAGTGCTTAGGAGCCATAGCCGGTGTCGGATTGGTGAAGGCCTTCCAGAGTTCCCACTATAAGAGGTATGGTGGTGGGGCCAACAGTCTGGCTAATGGGTACAGCACAGGCGTTGGATTGGGTGCCGAGATCATCGGTACTTTTGTTTTGGTCTACACAGTGTTCTCCGCCACAGACCCAAAGAGGAGTGCCAGAGACTCGCATGTGCCC GTTTTGGCTCCACTTCCAATTGGATTTGCTGTATTCATGGTTCACTTAGCCACCATTCCAATCACTGGCACTGGCATCAACCCAGCCAGGAGTCTAGGAGCTGCTGTTATCTACAACCAGGACAAGGCCTGGGATGACCAA tGGATCTTTTGGGTTGGACCTTTCGCTGGTGCAGCCATTGCAGCATTCTATCATCAGTTCATCTTGAGGGCTGGTGCTGTGAAGGCTCTTGGGTCATTCAGGAGCAACCCCAGTACTGTTTAA